The window accaaaaaccaaactttTTTGTATAAACATGTTGAATACTTCCCACCGAACACTGAGAAATCTGATTAAATATCTCATGAGCCACGTCTATATGTAGTTCTTATTTTAATGGGCCAAAGCCCATAACAATATCGGGTTTATAAACAAATAAGGGTTTTAGGTCCAAACCCTCAGTGTTGTGAGtattattaacatataaataacGAAAAAAATGTAAACCCAACAAGGTTTAGGAGAAGACTTGCCACTTTTTTAAGCAAACTTTCTCTCTTTAGCTTCTCTCCTCTTTCCCTCTCTTCATTGAGCTTCCGCCGCCGTTTCCTCCTGAAACAAAAATTGAACTTTCTCTCGTCTTCGCCAGCGATAACTTCGGAGGATAAACTGCGACGGCAAGCTCAAGCTTTTGGGTAAGAAAAAAGCTGCTTCCTTTTCTTCTGTTCGAGTTCATGTCTTAAAATCTTATGGATCGATTAGGGTTTCTTACTTCGCTATACTGAAAATACGAAAGCTAGGGGTTTTTTCATGTGTTAATTGTTTATGTAGAAGATTAGTAACTCTTACTAAGGTTTAGGAACTGTTTCTCTTCAAATTTGTGTTTTTGATTGCTTGGTTCTGTTTTAACACTTAGCTGCTCTGTTTTACAGGAATCTAGGGTTTCTTAGTTTCGCTTAAACATATCTTACACTGTATACTTGCTTAAAGAGCTTTACTGTAACGACGAAagctatttttttaatatgttttattgttTATGGCGAAGATAATGACTGTAATTAGGGGTTAGGAGCTGTTTCTCTTCAATTTATGACTGTGTGTGTTTTGATTGCTTGGTTCTGTTTTGTATCTAGCTATCTGTTACAAGAGAGTTCAGTTGAGAAGATGTCtgaattataaaaaaagaaaaagtttctATCTTTATTGATGTAGAAGCTGATGTGTTCTCTACAAGTTTATGTATATTGCTGGCTGAGAAGTTTGTTGTGACTTTCTTTTAATACTTGTTACAGGGATAAACGTTTGTGCTCACTTTTTGGATTCTGGTTGATTTTTGGAGGATCCTACAAAGTGTATCATCATGCAGAGTTTAAGGAGTAACTCTGTTGTTATTAAGCTGCTTACTTATTCCAACGAGCTTTCTGAGGGGAAGCCGTTGTATGTTTCTTCCAATTGTCTTCCTGTGAAGGCTTTAAACCGTGAGCCTGCTGGTCATTCCTTTCATTCCGCTGCTCTCAAACTCCGTGGCTGTGCAAAGAAAGTCGTGGAGGATAAAGAAGATACCTCTTCTGCATCTCCCAAGAAAGTAGCAAACGATGTTGAAGACATTCCTTCTTATGAAACGTACAAGAACAGTAGCAGCaacaaggagaagaagaagaagaataagtcTGGTAAGGAAGTCAAGGAACAGCATGATCACTATGCGTTGCTTGGTTTGGGCAGTTTAAGGTATCTCGCTACAGAGGATCAGATTAGGAAAAGCTACCGCGACGCTGCTCTGAAGCATCATCCTGATAAGCTTGCTGCTGCTCTCCTTCTTACTGAGGAGAGCGAGGAAGCGAAGGAAGCTAAGAAGGAGGCGATTGAGTCTCACTTCAAGCTGATCCAAGAAGCGTATGAGGTTCTCATGGACAAAACTAAGAGGAGAATATTCGACTCTACTGATGAGTTTGATGACGAGGTCCCGAGCGAGTGTGCTCCCAAGGACTTCTTTAAGGTGTTTGGTCCAGCGTTCAAGAGGAACGCGAGGTGGTCTGTTAACACTCGTGTGCCGGACTTGGGAGACGAGAACACGCCGGTTAAAGAGGTTGACAGCTACTACAACTTCTGGTACGCTTTCAAGAGCTGGAGAGAGTTTCCCGAGGAGGAGGAGCACGATCTCGAGGAGGCGGATTCGCGCGAGGAGAAGAGGTGGATGGAGAGAGAGAACGCGAGGAAGACTCAGAAGGCTAGGAAGGAGGAGTACGCTCGGATAAGGACTCTTGTTGACAACGCTTATAAGAAGGACCCGAGGATAGTGAAGaggaaggaggaggagaaggcgAAGAAGCAGGCAAAGAAGGATGAGAAAGTGATGGCCAAGAAGAAGCTGGAAGAAGAAGCTGCTGCAGCTATCGAGGAGGAGAAGAGGAGGAAAGAAGAGGAAGCTAAGCTCGCTGCAGAGGCTGCTCAGcagcaaaagaaaaacaaggagaaggagaagaagcttcGTTCCAAGGAACGAAGTAGGCTCAGGACTCTCTCCGCACCTGTTCTGTCCCAGCGTCTGCTTGGCATCTCTGTTGCATACGTGGAGGATCTCTGCATGTCGCTAAACACCGAGCAGCTGAGGAACCTGTGCGACAAGATGGAGAACAAGGAAGGGATGAAGCTGGCAAAGGTGCTCAAGAATGGGAACAATGATGAAACtgagagtgaagaagaagaagttaagCAGAATGGTCATGTAGAAGCTAATGGATTTGCTACTCAGAGCCCTCGTGCTGCTGCAATGGTCTgagaatttttggtttttgacaGAGAGAAGACTCAATTTTTGTTTGCTacctttaatatttttcatataccATATCATGATCTGCTATTTCCGAGTGTTTTGACAACAAACGAATTATTCTTATTTGTCTATTTTTGTTCTAATTTTTATTCACTTTTGTGGCTTCCCCTAAGAACCAAAACGTGACATACTAGTTTGAACAAGGAAACAATACAAACATATTTTGGTTTGTGTTAACAAGAACGTTGGTCATCAAACCAAAATAACAATGTGAAACACTTATTTCGAaacgaaaattttattttacaatgaTTAGTTAAATGAAATGGAAGGAGTAACAATAACTCTAGAAACTCAGACCTGAACCTTTCAGATTCTCCTCAATGATCATGTCGATTCTCATCTCCATCTCAGGAGTTAGATGATTCTTTGAGTCCCCAACTTCTCCTTTCCTGAAACAGAGCTTGTAGTCCGGGCCACTAGACGTTTTCCCGGTCTTGTTGATCGCCAAGTCGCTAAGACTACGCAGGGAGCAGAGCTCCAAGATCTTTTCCACACATccgctctcttcttcttcctcagtgAAAGGAACACCTAAGAACTCGGCAAGTCTCTTGAGCTGAACACAAGGCTCTTCTTTCATTTCCTCGTACTTCATGAAAAGGACACGACTCGGATCATCTTCCAAGCTGCCTCTCCAGTAGCTAAGGACATGGTCCCAAAAGGGACCGTAGAAGTTGCCTCCT of the Brassica rapa cultivar Chiifu-401-42 chromosome A03, CAAS_Brap_v3.01, whole genome shotgun sequence genome contains:
- the LOC103855654 gene encoding dnaJ homolog subfamily C member 2, with the protein product MQSLRSNSVVIKLLTYSNELSEGKPLYVSSNCLPVKALNREPAGHSFHSAALKLRGCAKKVVEDKEDTSSASPKKVANDVEDIPSYETYKNSSSNKEKKKKNKSGKEVKEQHDHYALLGLGSLRYLATEDQIRKSYRDAALKHHPDKLAAALLLTEESEEAKEAKKEAIESHFKLIQEAYEVLMDKTKRRIFDSTDEFDDEVPSECAPKDFFKVFGPAFKRNARWSVNTRVPDLGDENTPVKEVDSYYNFWYAFKSWREFPEEEEHDLEEADSREEKRWMERENARKTQKARKEEYARIRTLVDNAYKKDPRIVKRKEEEKAKKQAKKDEKVMAKKKLEEEAAAAIEEEKRRKEEEAKLAAEAAQQQKKNKEKEKKLRSKERSRLRTLSAPVLSQRLLGISVAYVEDLCMSLNTEQLRNLCDKMENKEGMKLAKVLKNGNNDETESEEEEVKQNGHVEANGFATQSPRAAAMV